One genomic window of Sardina pilchardus chromosome 15, fSarPil1.1, whole genome shotgun sequence includes the following:
- the LOC134102664 gene encoding Fc receptor-like protein 5 isoform X1 — MKERQGLWLTIAILLTGQMAVAGGPVSSWAVLKGLELAYLNDRVAFSCEVLGSPMSATYQIMKMKDIPVTTKKHVSAGQPLKLNFKVTNTSAGAYYCKVTVQGKSSTSNILNLKVVIPVSGVSLRSVPNPPTVIEGSSLTLYCEVQKGSHLSYTWYHNRLEVTASSHMYHLSGNLLKVDKLTKWHAGSYYCSARNDIGVNTRTSISGEIHVTVQVNISAPKLSITLFRENASYYANLTCESAEGSVPVTFLLLLEGQEYDRQVANSLSVWFTRPMMVGMDMVSVHCRAETSHQQLTSNLLNLEMAPVGGPVYLHTEYLYNTNWQVVAIRLHCDINRGTFPSISWLHNNSLLHQSDCSKIPDDKCHVLFLTDVTPVNFGHYQCLVKDSFNISAPWVQSDIVLVESIDLPTITTEVIAVVFCCTLLIFMMGSLFCIFWMFNCPVLQSESGTIPERHSDAMAMPSLPLRAENMEDIMANEEMELCFELQ, encoded by the exons ATGAAGGAGAGACAAGGACTCTGGTTGACGATTGCAATTT TGTTAACAGGCCAAATGGCTGTTGCTG GAGGTCCTGTTTCTTCCTGGGCAGTTCTGAAGGGCCTGGAACTAGCCTACCTCAACGATAGAGTTGCATTTTCCTGTGAGGTCCTAGGTTCACCTATGTCAGCCACCTACCAGATCATGAAGATGAAAGATATCCCAGTTACCACAAAGAAACATGTATCTGCAGGTCAACCACTCAAATTGAACTTCAAGGTCACTAATACCTCAGCCGGAGCATACTACTGCAAAGTGACAGTACAAGGAAAGTCAAGTACCAGCAACATTCTAAACCTGAAAGTAGTGA TTCCAGTCTCAGGTGTCAGCCTACGGTCTGTGCCCAATCCTCCTACAGTGATTGAGGGATCCTCACTGACTCTTTACTGTGAAGTTCAGAAGGGCTCTCACCTCTCCTACACCTGGTATCACAACAGACTGGAAGTGACAGCTTCCTCACACATGTATCACCTTTCTGGCAACTTACTTAAAGTGGACAAGCTGACGAAGTGGCATGCTGGGAGTTACTACTGCTCTGCACGGAATGATATAGGAGTTAACACTCGCACGTCCATTAGCGGTGAAATACATGTCACAGTCCAAG TCAACATTTCTGCACCAAAGCTGTCAATCACACTCTTCAGAGAGAACGCTAGTTACTATGCCAACTTGACTTGTGAGTCAGCTGAGGGCAGTGTTCCAGTCACATTCCTGTTATTGCTGGAGGGGCAGGAGTATGATCGGCAGGTCGCCaactccctgtctgtgtggttcACTCGGCCAATGATGGTAGGAATGGACATGGTCTCAGTACATTGCAGGGCGGAGACAAGTCACCAACAACTGACCAGCAACCTTCTCAATCTAGAAATGG CTCCTGTAGGAGGTCCTGTGTATCTGCACACGGAATACTTATACAATACTAACTGGCAAGTAGTAGCTATTCGATTACATTGTGACATCAACAGAGGtacctttccctccatctcttggCTCCACAACAACTCCCTGCTGCATCAGAGCGACTGCTCTAAAATCCCAGATGACAAGTGCCATGTCCTCTTCCTGACTGATGTCACACCAGTGAATTTTGGGCATTACCAGTGCCTTGTTAAGGACAGCTTCAACATCAGTGCACCTTGGGTGCAGAGTGACATTGTCCTTGTGGAGTCAATAG ATCTCCCTACAATTACAACTGAGGTCATAGCCGTTGTGTTCTGCTGCACCTTGCTGATTTTCATGATGGGAAGCCTGTTCTGCATATTTTGGATGTTTAACT GTCCAGTCTTGCAATCAGAAAGTGGTACCATACCTGAACGGCACAG TGATGCAATGGCCATGCCATCATTACCATTGAGAGCTGAGAATATGGAAGACATTATGGCCAATGAAGAAATGGAACTTTGCTTCGAACTGCAGTAG
- the LOC134102664 gene encoding Fc receptor-like protein 5 isoform X2 has protein sequence MAVAGGPVSSWAVLKGLELAYLNDRVAFSCEVLGSPMSATYQIMKMKDIPVTTKKHVSAGQPLKLNFKVTNTSAGAYYCKVTVQGKSSTSNILNLKVVIPVSGVSLRSVPNPPTVIEGSSLTLYCEVQKGSHLSYTWYHNRLEVTASSHMYHLSGNLLKVDKLTKWHAGSYYCSARNDIGVNTRTSISGEIHVTVQVNISAPKLSITLFRENASYYANLTCESAEGSVPVTFLLLLEGQEYDRQVANSLSVWFTRPMMVGMDMVSVHCRAETSHQQLTSNLLNLEMAPVGGPVYLHTEYLYNTNWQVVAIRLHCDINRGTFPSISWLHNNSLLHQSDCSKIPDDKCHVLFLTDVTPVNFGHYQCLVKDSFNISAPWVQSDIVLVESIDLPTITTEVIAVVFCCTLLIFMMGSLFCIFWMFNCPVLQSESGTIPERHSDAMAMPSLPLRAENMEDIMANEEMELCFELQ, from the exons ATGGCTGTTGCTG GAGGTCCTGTTTCTTCCTGGGCAGTTCTGAAGGGCCTGGAACTAGCCTACCTCAACGATAGAGTTGCATTTTCCTGTGAGGTCCTAGGTTCACCTATGTCAGCCACCTACCAGATCATGAAGATGAAAGATATCCCAGTTACCACAAAGAAACATGTATCTGCAGGTCAACCACTCAAATTGAACTTCAAGGTCACTAATACCTCAGCCGGAGCATACTACTGCAAAGTGACAGTACAAGGAAAGTCAAGTACCAGCAACATTCTAAACCTGAAAGTAGTGA TTCCAGTCTCAGGTGTCAGCCTACGGTCTGTGCCCAATCCTCCTACAGTGATTGAGGGATCCTCACTGACTCTTTACTGTGAAGTTCAGAAGGGCTCTCACCTCTCCTACACCTGGTATCACAACAGACTGGAAGTGACAGCTTCCTCACACATGTATCACCTTTCTGGCAACTTACTTAAAGTGGACAAGCTGACGAAGTGGCATGCTGGGAGTTACTACTGCTCTGCACGGAATGATATAGGAGTTAACACTCGCACGTCCATTAGCGGTGAAATACATGTCACAGTCCAAG TCAACATTTCTGCACCAAAGCTGTCAATCACACTCTTCAGAGAGAACGCTAGTTACTATGCCAACTTGACTTGTGAGTCAGCTGAGGGCAGTGTTCCAGTCACATTCCTGTTATTGCTGGAGGGGCAGGAGTATGATCGGCAGGTCGCCaactccctgtctgtgtggttcACTCGGCCAATGATGGTAGGAATGGACATGGTCTCAGTACATTGCAGGGCGGAGACAAGTCACCAACAACTGACCAGCAACCTTCTCAATCTAGAAATGG CTCCTGTAGGAGGTCCTGTGTATCTGCACACGGAATACTTATACAATACTAACTGGCAAGTAGTAGCTATTCGATTACATTGTGACATCAACAGAGGtacctttccctccatctcttggCTCCACAACAACTCCCTGCTGCATCAGAGCGACTGCTCTAAAATCCCAGATGACAAGTGCCATGTCCTCTTCCTGACTGATGTCACACCAGTGAATTTTGGGCATTACCAGTGCCTTGTTAAGGACAGCTTCAACATCAGTGCACCTTGGGTGCAGAGTGACATTGTCCTTGTGGAGTCAATAG ATCTCCCTACAATTACAACTGAGGTCATAGCCGTTGTGTTCTGCTGCACCTTGCTGATTTTCATGATGGGAAGCCTGTTCTGCATATTTTGGATGTTTAACT GTCCAGTCTTGCAATCAGAAAGTGGTACCATACCTGAACGGCACAG TGATGCAATGGCCATGCCATCATTACCATTGAGAGCTGAGAATATGGAAGACATTATGGCCAATGAAGAAATGGAACTTTGCTTCGAACTGCAGTAG